From Erwinia pyri, a single genomic window includes:
- a CDS encoding beta-glucosidase codes for MNTDTLTPATQRHRPTLFKSFFQGSFACSTACRDQGRRVDLVVNSGHDTLLNKDYAQLAAENLLTARDGARWYLIEKQPGEYDWSTFLPMLHAARNHDIEMIWELAHFGWPSGLDIWQPEFIDRFAAFARAAACLMRDEGFEAPFITPMNQISFWSWAGGDVAWFNPGVTGRGRELKQQLVRASLAAMRAIREELPAAKFVLTDPLVHIASSERSDASQQNARHQHEAQFEAWDMLCGRLQPELGGDPALFDVIGVTWYPDNQWFITGEPLEPHQPEYRSLASLLEEIWQRYQRPLLIAETGAEGDQRVPWLKYVVEQTSAALDKSVQVEGISLFPAVDYPSWADGRRSPGGLFGLPDANGNRTIYEPYALEIRSQLIRMKQADRASHPESNQE; via the coding sequence ATGAATACCGACACGCTAACACCTGCGACTCAGCGCCACCGGCCAACGCTGTTCAAGAGCTTCTTTCAGGGCAGCTTTGCCTGCTCAACCGCCTGTCGTGACCAGGGCCGTCGCGTGGATCTGGTGGTCAACAGCGGTCACGATACGCTACTTAATAAAGATTATGCTCAACTGGCTGCAGAAAATTTGCTGACTGCCCGAGACGGCGCCCGCTGGTATCTGATTGAGAAACAGCCTGGCGAATATGACTGGTCCACTTTTTTGCCGATGTTACATGCAGCCAGAAACCACGATATTGAGATGATATGGGAGCTGGCGCACTTTGGCTGGCCCAGCGGGCTGGATATCTGGCAGCCAGAATTTATCGATCGCTTTGCTGCTTTTGCCCGCGCGGCCGCCTGCCTGATGCGTGATGAAGGATTTGAGGCTCCCTTTATCACCCCCATGAACCAGATCTCTTTCTGGTCCTGGGCCGGAGGCGACGTCGCCTGGTTCAATCCTGGCGTAACGGGCCGCGGCAGAGAATTAAAACAGCAGCTGGTTCGTGCCTCCCTGGCGGCTATGCGCGCCATTCGGGAAGAGTTGCCAGCGGCAAAATTCGTGCTGACCGATCCGCTGGTTCACATAGCCTCGTCGGAGCGCTCCGACGCCAGCCAGCAAAATGCCCGTCATCAACATGAAGCTCAGTTTGAGGCATGGGATATGCTTTGCGGTCGTCTGCAGCCGGAACTGGGGGGCGATCCTGCGCTGTTCGACGTCATAGGGGTGACCTGGTATCCCGACAATCAGTGGTTTATCACTGGTGAACCGCTTGAGCCGCATCAGCCCGAATATCGTTCTCTCGCCTCTTTACTGGAGGAGATTTGGCAGCGGTACCAGCGCCCCTTGCTGATTGCGGAAACAGGTGCTGAGGGTGACCAGCGCGTGCCCTGGCTGAAATATGTGGTAGAGCAAACGAGTGCGGCATTAGATAAAAGCGTGCAGGTAGAGGGCATCTCTCTGTTTCCAGCCGTTGACTACCCTTCCTGGGCGGATGGGCGGCGTTCACCCGGCGGCCTGTTTGGTCTGCCCGATGCTAACGGTAACAGAACGATTTATGAACCTTATGCGCTTGAGATCCGCAGTCAGTTAATCAGGATGAAGCAGGCCGATCGGGCCTCACATCCTGAATCCAATCAGGAGTGA